One genomic region from Amaranthus tricolor cultivar Red isolate AtriRed21 chromosome 12, ASM2621246v1, whole genome shotgun sequence encodes:
- the LOC130797027 gene encoding phospholipase A(1) LCAT3, whose amino-acid sequence MPRICPCFFGNPVSDSVDELSNSSDRDPVLLVSGMGGSILNSRPKKKSIFSFETRVWVRIFLADFEFKNKVWSVYNPTTGYTEELDEDSEIVVPDDDHGLYAIDILDPSVFVKLMHLKEVYHFHDMINMLVDYGYKKGTTLFGYGYDFRQSNRIDKLINGLKAKLETAYKASGGRQVNLISHSMGGILIKCFMALYPDLFAKYVNKWICIACPFQGAPGCVNDALLTGLQFIDGFESYFFVGRWTMHQLVVECPSVYEMLPNPTFEWKTIPKIYVWRKSSPHDEYDSSPVELETYGPLESIDVFEEALRDNELNYNGKKVSLPFNSAVLKWASGTRQLLDQAKLPEGVRFYNIYGTSLDTPFDVCYGSETDPIADLSEICHTLPEYSFVDGDETVPAESARADGFDAVERVGVADNHRALLCNETVFELIRKWLNVKSLNHTKCSRTSKVTDVVVA is encoded by the exons ATGCCAAGAATATGCCCCTGTTTCTTTGGAAACCCAGTCTCTGACTCAGTAGATGAACTCAGTAACTCATCTGACAGAGACCCGGTTCTTCTTGTTTCGGGTATGGGAGGATCCATATTAAATTCAAGACCAAAGAAAAAAAGTATCTTTAGTTTTGAAACTCGGGTTTGGGTCAGGATTTTCTTGGCTGATTTTGAGTTCAAGAACAAGGTTTGGTCAGTTTACAATCCCACCACTG GGTATACAGAGGAATTGGATGAAGATTCAGAAATTGTAGTGCCTGATGATGATCATGGATTGTATGCTATTGACATTTTAGACCCTTCAGTG TTTGTGAAATTGATGCACCTGAAAGAGGTATACCATTTCCATGATATGATCAACATGCTCGTCGACTACGGATATAAGAAGGGTACTACATTATTTGGTTACGGTTATGATTTCCGGCAAAGCAATAG GATCGACAAATTGATAAATGGTCTTAAAGCAAAGCTAGAGACTGCATATAAAGCTTCCGGGGGAAGGCAAGTCAACTTGATTTCTCATTCGATGGGTGGAATACTGATCAAATGTTTCATGGCTCTATATCCTGAT CTATTTGCCAAGTATGTGAACAAATGGATCTGTATAGCATGCCCATTTCAAG GTGCACCGGGATGTGTCAATGATGCTCTCTTGACTGGACTGCAATTTATTGATGGTTTCGAGAGCTATTTTTTTGTGGGAAGATGGACCATGCACCAACTG GTGGTAGAGTGTCCATCAGTCTATGAGATGTTGCCAAATCCAACGTTCGAGTGGAAAACTATCCCTAAAATATATGTTTGGCGCAAGTCTTCTCCCCATGATGAGTATGATTCCTCTCCCGTGGAACTCGAAACGTATGGCCCACTTGAAAGTATCGATGTCTTTGAGGAGGCTTTAAGAGACAATGAG CTTAACTACAATGGGAAAAAGGTTTCGCTTCCCTTCAACTCCGCTGTTCTCAAATGGGCGTCTGGCACTCGTCAACTACTCGATCAAGCTAAACTGCCGGAAGGAGTTCGTTTCTACAACATTTATGGTACTTCACTGGACACCCCTTTTGATGTTTG CTATGGTTCTGAAACGGATCCTATTGCGGACTTGTCAGAAATATGTCATACATTG CCCGAATATTCTTTTGTGGATGGTGATGAAACTGTTCCAGCTGAATCCGCTCGG GCTGATGGATTTGATGCAGTCGAAAGAGTTGGAGTTGCTGACAACCATCGAGCTCTTTTGTGCAACGAGACTGTGTTTGAGCTTATTCGGAAATGGTTGAATGTAAAAAGCCTCAACCATACAAAATGTTCGAGAACATCCAAAGTCACGGATGTTGTTGTAGCATAA
- the LOC130797026 gene encoding 60S ribosomal protein L38: protein MPKQIHEIKDFLLTARRKDARSIKIKRSKDVVKFKVRCSKYLYTLCVFDSEKADKLKQSLPPGLSVQDL, encoded by the coding sequence CCGAAGCAGATTCATGAGATCAAGGACTTCCTTCTCACCGCCAGAAGGAAGGATGCAAGGTCTATCAAGATCAAGCGGAGCAAGGATGTCGTAAAGTTTAAGGTTCGCTGCTCGAAATACCTCTACACCCTATGTGTGTTCGATTCCGAGAAGGCCGACAAGTTGAAGCAATCTCTTCCCCCAGGTTTGAGTGTCCAAGATCTGTAG